The Neodiprion virginianus isolate iyNeoVirg1 chromosome 5, iyNeoVirg1.1, whole genome shotgun sequence genome contains a region encoding:
- the LOC124305063 gene encoding E3 ubiquitin-protein ligase Bre1 isoform X2: MSKRPADSGDSGSQPPIKKVQFEPILIGPISTLEEMDMKVLQFQNKKLAQRLEQRHRMEAELRQRIEQLEKRQTQDDAVLNVVNRYWNQLNEDIRVLLQRFDAETADESENKNESEATTSFLMQLSSWDKEELDDKLANRVQVSKRAVSKVVQAFDRLSQRNEKITLALKGEFEGEEAPNIDDVVKKANAEIQAENRNLQAINIQLHEKYHTISLKMSELQDTITGKDTLAAELRNQVDDLQYELNKVRSRNDKLEHHLGEAIEKLKAFQQIHGSDDKGSNKPSTMVASSVSQTKVEDLQRELEETRELANNRLQELDKLHQQHRDSLKEVEKLKMDIRQLPESVIVETTEYKCLQSQFSVLYNESMQLKTQLDDARQQLQSSKNAHLRHIEMMESEELMAQKKLRGECIQLEDVLAQLRKEYEMLRIEFEQNLAANEQTGPINREMRHLITSLQNHNQQLKGEVHRYKRKYKEASAEIPRLKKEVEEVTTRLGQQTALENKEGSSSDCSGKEEDTSGSLQGSTQIKEESGMAIKRETGADEDVETVDVAEGDASKGTPDSLTLASPTLKKEKDTKREKDVKKETVKTEHREPAHRTKETKIMESELVRDLKAQLKKAVNEMKEMKLLLDMYKGVGKEQRDKVQLMAAERKIRGEVEELRQQIKKIQCTNNQQESKREERKKLADEDAQIKIKKLEEQAYTLQRQVASQKQNCVWLQEEEALLNEMEVTGQAFEDMQEQNSRLIQQLREKDDANFKLMTERIKSNQLHKLAREEKDVLKEQVITLTTQVEAANVVVRKLEEKERLLQNSLATVEKELALRQQAMEMHKRKAIESAQSAADLKLHLEKYHSQMKEAQQVVAEKTSSLEAEAYKTKRLQEEIAQLRRKVERMKKIELAETLDEVMAEELREYKETLTCPSCKVKRKDAVLTKCFHVFCWDCLRTRYETRQRKCPKCNCAFGANDYHRLYLST, encoded by the exons ATGTCCAAGCGGCCAGCTGACAGCGGAGATTCGGGTTCTCAGCCTCCTATAAAAAAAGTCCAATTTGAACCGATATTAATCGGACCAATATCCACCCTTGAAGAGATGGACATGAAGGTTCTTCAGTTTCAGAATAAGAAACTAGCTCAG AGGTTGGAACAGAGACATCGAATGGAAGCTGAACTGCGCCAGAGGATTGAACAGCTAGAAAAGAGGCAAACTCAAGATGATGCCGTACTGAATGTAGTTAATCGATATTGGAATCAACTTAATGAAGATATAAGAGTTCTTCTCCAAAGATTTGATGCAGAAACTGCTGACGAGTCTGAGAATAAAA ACGAAAGCGAAGCAACAACCTCATTTCTAATGCAGCTTTCGTCCTGGGACAAAGAAGAACTTGACGATAAATTGGCAAATCGCGTTCAAGTTTCTAAGCGTGCTGTTTCCAAAGTTGTTCAGGCATTTGATCGGCTCTCTCAGcgcaatgaaaaaatcacattaGCTCTTAAAGGCGAGTTTGAGGGAG AGGAAGCCCCAAACATCGATGATGTCGTTAAGAAAGCCAATGCTGAAATTCAAGCAGAAAACCGAAATTTACAAGCTATCAATATACAGCttcatgaaaaatatcataccATTTCCCTCAAG ATGTCCGAGCTGCAAGATACTATAACTGGAAAAGATACGTTAGCTGCAGAATTGAGAAATCAAGTAGACGATCTGCAATACGAATTGAATAAAGTGCGTTCTCGAAACGACAAGCTGGAACATCATCTCGGAGAGGCTATTGAAAAGTTAAAAGCCTTCCAGCAAATTCATGGTTCTGATGATAAGGGATCTAACAAACCAAGTACTATGGTTGCTTCTAGTGTTTCTCAGACCAAG GTCGAAGATCTTCAAAGAGAATTGGAAGAAACTCGTGAACTGGCGAATAACAGGCTGCAGGAATTGGACAAACTACACCAACAACATCGAGATTCACTGAAAGAAgttgagaaattaaaaatggac ATTCGTCAGCTACCTGAGTCTGTCATTGTTGAAACAACCGAATACAAATGTCTTCAGTCTCAGTTCTCGGTTTTGTACAATGAGTCTATGCAGTTAAAGACACAGCTGGATGATGCTCGACAGCAGCTTCAATCTAGCAAAAATGCTCATCTCCGACACATTGAAATGATGGAG AGCGAAGAGCTGATGGCTCAAAAGAAACTGCGCGGAGAGTGTATTCAGTTGGAAGATGTTCTGGCCCAGCTGCGCAAGGAATACGAAATGCTTCGCATAGAATTCGAACAAAACCTGGCAGCCAACGAGCAGACCGGACCTATAAATAGAGAAATGCGACACCTTATAACTTCTCTCCAGAATCATAATCAACAATTGAAAGGGGAAGTGCATCGCTACAAGCGGAAATACAAAGAAGCATCTGCAGAAATACCGAGA CTAAAAAAAGAAGTGGAGGAGGTGACAACTAGATTGGGTCAGCAAACTGCGTTAGAAAACAAGGAGGGCAGTAGCTCCGACTGCAGCGGAAAGGAAGAAGATACATCCGGCTCACTCCAAGGATCCACTCAG ATCAAGGAAGAGAGTGGGATGGCAATCAAGAGAGAGACTGGAGCTGACGAAGACGTTGAGACTGTAGATGTCGCAGAGGGAGATGCTAGCAAAGGGACCCCGGATTCTCTTACTCTAGCTTCGCCAACTCTGAAAAAGGAGAAGGACACTAAAAGAGAAAAGGATGTGAAGAAAGAGACTGTGAAGACTGAGCACCGGGAGCCTGCGCATCGTACCAAGGAAACTAAGATCATGGAGTCAGAATTAGTCAGAGATCTCAAGGCTCAACTCAA AAAAGCtgtaaatgaaatgaaagaaatgaagCTTTTGTTGGATATGTACAAAGGGGTTGGCAAAGAACAACGAGACAAGGTACAACTGATGGCTGCTGAGCGGAAAATTCGGGGAGAAGTTGAAGAACTCCGCCAACAGATAAAGAAGATACAG TGCACGAATAATCAACAGGAAAGCAAACGTGAGGAACGTAAAAAACTAGCAGATGAAGATGCacaaatcaaaataaaaaaattagaagagCAGGCCTACACTTTGCAAAGACAAGTAGCCTCGCAGAAACAG AATTGCGTCTGGCTGCAGGAGGAGGAGGCCCTTCTCAACGAAATGGAGGTTACTGGCCAAGCGTTTGAGGACATGCAAGAGCAAAATTCAAGACTCATACAGCAACTGAGGGAGAAAGACGACgcgaatttcaaattgatgaCGGAACGAATAAAAAGCAATCAGCTCCACAAGCTGGCCAGGGAGGAAAAGGACGTTCTTAAGGAACAGGTCATCACTTTGACTACGCAAGTAGAGGCTGCTAACGTAGTTGTAAGGAAACTGGAGGAGAAAGAACGATTGCTACAAAATTCCTTGGCCACAGTAGAAAAAGAACTGGCTCTCAGGCAGCAGGCAATGGAAATGCATAAAAGAAAAGCCATTGAGAGTGCCCAGTCAGCAGCTGATTTGAAACTTCATCTTG aaaaatatcattcgcAAATGAAGGAAGCACAACAAGTTGTCGCAGAAAAAACAAGTTCCTTAGAAGCCGAGGcttataaaacaaaaagattGCAG gAGGAAATAGCACAATTGAGAAGAAAAGTGGAACGTATGAAAAAGATCGAATTGGCGGAAACGTTGGATGAGGTTATGGCTGAAGAATTGCGCGAATACAAAGAGACTTTGACTTGTCCATCGTGTAAAGTAAAGCGTAAGGATGCAGTCCTCACCAAATGCTTCCATGTTTTTTGTTGGGACTGTTTGCGTACTCGTTACGAAACACGTCAACGTAAATGTCCAAAGTGCAATTGTGCATTTGGTGCCAATGACTATCACAGACTTTATCTGtcaacataa
- the LOC124305063 gene encoding E3 ubiquitin-protein ligase Bre1 isoform X5 — MSKRPADSGDSGSQPPIKKVQFEPILIGPISTLEEMDMKVLQFQNKKLAQRLEQRHRMEAELRQRIEQLEKRQTQDDAVLNVVNRYWNQLNEDIRVLLQRFDAETADESENKNESEATTSFLMQLSSWDKEELDDKLANRVQVSKRAVSKVVQAFDRLSQRNEKITLALKGEFEGEEAPNIDDVVKKANAEIQAENRNLQAINIQLHEKYHTISLKMSELQDTITGKDTLAAELRNQVDDLQYELNKVRSRNDKLEHHLGEAIEKLKAFQQIHGSDDKGSNKPSTMVASSVSQTKVEDLQRELEETRELANNRLQELDKLHQQHRDSLKEVEKLKMDIRQLPESVIVETTEYKCLQSQFSVLYNESMQLKTQLDDARQQLQSSKNAHLRHIEMMESEELMAQKKLRGECIQLEDVLAQLRKEYEMLRIEFEQNLAANEQTGPINREMRHLITSLQNHNQQLKGEVHRYKRKYKEASAEIPRLKKEVEEVTTRLGQQTALENKEGSSSDCSGKEEDTSGSLQGSTQIKEESGMAIKRETGADEDVETVDVAEGDASKGTPDSLTLASPTLKKEKDTKREKDVKKETVKTEHREPAHRTKETKIMESELVRDLKAQLKKAVNEMKEMKLLLDMYKGVGKEQRDKVQLMAAERKIRGEVEELRQQIKKIQESKREERKKLADEDAQIKIKKLEEQAYTLQRQVASQKQNCVWLQEEEALLNEMEVTGQAFEDMQEQNSRLIQQLREKDDANFKLMTERIKSNQLHKLAREEKDVLKEQVITLTTQVEAANVVVRKLEEKERLLQNSLATVEKELALRQQAMEMHKRKAIESAQSAADLKLHLEKYHSQMKEAQQVVAEKTSSLEAEAYKTKRLQEEIAQLRRKVERMKKIELAETLDEVMAEELREYKETLTCPSCKVKRKDAVLTKCFHVFCWDCLRTRYETRQRKCPKCNCAFGANDYHRLYLST; from the exons ATGTCCAAGCGGCCAGCTGACAGCGGAGATTCGGGTTCTCAGCCTCCTATAAAAAAAGTCCAATTTGAACCGATATTAATCGGACCAATATCCACCCTTGAAGAGATGGACATGAAGGTTCTTCAGTTTCAGAATAAGAAACTAGCTCAG AGGTTGGAACAGAGACATCGAATGGAAGCTGAACTGCGCCAGAGGATTGAACAGCTAGAAAAGAGGCAAACTCAAGATGATGCCGTACTGAATGTAGTTAATCGATATTGGAATCAACTTAATGAAGATATAAGAGTTCTTCTCCAAAGATTTGATGCAGAAACTGCTGACGAGTCTGAGAATAAAA ACGAAAGCGAAGCAACAACCTCATTTCTAATGCAGCTTTCGTCCTGGGACAAAGAAGAACTTGACGATAAATTGGCAAATCGCGTTCAAGTTTCTAAGCGTGCTGTTTCCAAAGTTGTTCAGGCATTTGATCGGCTCTCTCAGcgcaatgaaaaaatcacattaGCTCTTAAAGGCGAGTTTGAGGGAG AGGAAGCCCCAAACATCGATGATGTCGTTAAGAAAGCCAATGCTGAAATTCAAGCAGAAAACCGAAATTTACAAGCTATCAATATACAGCttcatgaaaaatatcataccATTTCCCTCAAG ATGTCCGAGCTGCAAGATACTATAACTGGAAAAGATACGTTAGCTGCAGAATTGAGAAATCAAGTAGACGATCTGCAATACGAATTGAATAAAGTGCGTTCTCGAAACGACAAGCTGGAACATCATCTCGGAGAGGCTATTGAAAAGTTAAAAGCCTTCCAGCAAATTCATGGTTCTGATGATAAGGGATCTAACAAACCAAGTACTATGGTTGCTTCTAGTGTTTCTCAGACCAAG GTCGAAGATCTTCAAAGAGAATTGGAAGAAACTCGTGAACTGGCGAATAACAGGCTGCAGGAATTGGACAAACTACACCAACAACATCGAGATTCACTGAAAGAAgttgagaaattaaaaatggac ATTCGTCAGCTACCTGAGTCTGTCATTGTTGAAACAACCGAATACAAATGTCTTCAGTCTCAGTTCTCGGTTTTGTACAATGAGTCTATGCAGTTAAAGACACAGCTGGATGATGCTCGACAGCAGCTTCAATCTAGCAAAAATGCTCATCTCCGACACATTGAAATGATGGAG AGCGAAGAGCTGATGGCTCAAAAGAAACTGCGCGGAGAGTGTATTCAGTTGGAAGATGTTCTGGCCCAGCTGCGCAAGGAATACGAAATGCTTCGCATAGAATTCGAACAAAACCTGGCAGCCAACGAGCAGACCGGACCTATAAATAGAGAAATGCGACACCTTATAACTTCTCTCCAGAATCATAATCAACAATTGAAAGGGGAAGTGCATCGCTACAAGCGGAAATACAAAGAAGCATCTGCAGAAATACCGAGA CTAAAAAAAGAAGTGGAGGAGGTGACAACTAGATTGGGTCAGCAAACTGCGTTAGAAAACAAGGAGGGCAGTAGCTCCGACTGCAGCGGAAAGGAAGAAGATACATCCGGCTCACTCCAAGGATCCACTCAG ATCAAGGAAGAGAGTGGGATGGCAATCAAGAGAGAGACTGGAGCTGACGAAGACGTTGAGACTGTAGATGTCGCAGAGGGAGATGCTAGCAAAGGGACCCCGGATTCTCTTACTCTAGCTTCGCCAACTCTGAAAAAGGAGAAGGACACTAAAAGAGAAAAGGATGTGAAGAAAGAGACTGTGAAGACTGAGCACCGGGAGCCTGCGCATCGTACCAAGGAAACTAAGATCATGGAGTCAGAATTAGTCAGAGATCTCAAGGCTCAACTCAA AAAAGCtgtaaatgaaatgaaagaaatgaagCTTTTGTTGGATATGTACAAAGGGGTTGGCAAAGAACAACGAGACAAGGTACAACTGATGGCTGCTGAGCGGAAAATTCGGGGAGAAGTTGAAGAACTCCGCCAACAGATAAAGAAGATACAG GAAAGCAAACGTGAGGAACGTAAAAAACTAGCAGATGAAGATGCacaaatcaaaataaaaaaattagaagagCAGGCCTACACTTTGCAAAGACAAGTAGCCTCGCAGAAACAG AATTGCGTCTGGCTGCAGGAGGAGGAGGCCCTTCTCAACGAAATGGAGGTTACTGGCCAAGCGTTTGAGGACATGCAAGAGCAAAATTCAAGACTCATACAGCAACTGAGGGAGAAAGACGACgcgaatttcaaattgatgaCGGAACGAATAAAAAGCAATCAGCTCCACAAGCTGGCCAGGGAGGAAAAGGACGTTCTTAAGGAACAGGTCATCACTTTGACTACGCAAGTAGAGGCTGCTAACGTAGTTGTAAGGAAACTGGAGGAGAAAGAACGATTGCTACAAAATTCCTTGGCCACAGTAGAAAAAGAACTGGCTCTCAGGCAGCAGGCAATGGAAATGCATAAAAGAAAAGCCATTGAGAGTGCCCAGTCAGCAGCTGATTTGAAACTTCATCTTG aaaaatatcattcgcAAATGAAGGAAGCACAACAAGTTGTCGCAGAAAAAACAAGTTCCTTAGAAGCCGAGGcttataaaacaaaaagattGCAG gAGGAAATAGCACAATTGAGAAGAAAAGTGGAACGTATGAAAAAGATCGAATTGGCGGAAACGTTGGATGAGGTTATGGCTGAAGAATTGCGCGAATACAAAGAGACTTTGACTTGTCCATCGTGTAAAGTAAAGCGTAAGGATGCAGTCCTCACCAAATGCTTCCATGTTTTTTGTTGGGACTGTTTGCGTACTCGTTACGAAACACGTCAACGTAAATGTCCAAAGTGCAATTGTGCATTTGGTGCCAATGACTATCACAGACTTTATCTGtcaacataa
- the LOC124305063 gene encoding E3 ubiquitin-protein ligase Bre1 isoform X6 yields MSKRPADSGDSGSQPPIKKVQFEPILIGPISTLEEMDMKVLQFQNKKLAQRLEQRHRMEAELRQRIEQLEKRQTQDDAVLNVVNRYWNQLNEDIRVLLQRFDAETADESENKNESEATTSFLMQLSSWDKEELDDKLANRVQVSKRAVSKVVQAFDRLSQRNEKITLALKGEFEGEEAPNIDDVVKKANAEIQAENRNLQAINIQLHEKYHTISLKMSELQDTITGKDTLAAELRNQVDDLQYELNKVRSRNDKLEHHLGEAIEKLKAFQQIHGSDDKGSNKPSTMVASSVSQTKVEDLQRELEETRELANNRLQELDKLHQQHRDSLKEVEKLKMDIRQLPESVIVETTEYKCLQSQFSVLYNESMQLKTQLDDARQQLQSSKNAHLRHIEMMESEELMAQKKLRGECIQLEDVLAQLRKEYEMLRIEFEQNLAANEQTGPINREMRHLITSLQNHNQQLKGEVHRYKRKYKEASAEIPRLKKEVEEVTTRLGQQTALENKEGSSSDCSGKEEDTSGSLQGSTQVRSVIKEESGMAIKRETGADEDVETVDVAEGDASKGTPDSLTLASPTLKKEKDTKREKDVKKETVKTEHREPAHRTKETKIMESELVRDLKAQLKKAVNEMKEMKLLLDMYKGVGKEQRDKVQLMAAERKIRGEVEELRQQIKKIQESKREERKKLADEDAQIKIKKLEEQAYTLQRQVASQKQEEEALLNEMEVTGQAFEDMQEQNSRLIQQLREKDDANFKLMTERIKSNQLHKLAREEKDVLKEQVITLTTQVEAANVVVRKLEEKERLLQNSLATVEKELALRQQAMEMHKRKAIESAQSAADLKLHLEKYHSQMKEAQQVVAEKTSSLEAEAYKTKRLQEEIAQLRRKVERMKKIELAETLDEVMAEELREYKETLTCPSCKVKRKDAVLTKCFHVFCWDCLRTRYETRQRKCPKCNCAFGANDYHRLYLST; encoded by the exons ATGTCCAAGCGGCCAGCTGACAGCGGAGATTCGGGTTCTCAGCCTCCTATAAAAAAAGTCCAATTTGAACCGATATTAATCGGACCAATATCCACCCTTGAAGAGATGGACATGAAGGTTCTTCAGTTTCAGAATAAGAAACTAGCTCAG AGGTTGGAACAGAGACATCGAATGGAAGCTGAACTGCGCCAGAGGATTGAACAGCTAGAAAAGAGGCAAACTCAAGATGATGCCGTACTGAATGTAGTTAATCGATATTGGAATCAACTTAATGAAGATATAAGAGTTCTTCTCCAAAGATTTGATGCAGAAACTGCTGACGAGTCTGAGAATAAAA ACGAAAGCGAAGCAACAACCTCATTTCTAATGCAGCTTTCGTCCTGGGACAAAGAAGAACTTGACGATAAATTGGCAAATCGCGTTCAAGTTTCTAAGCGTGCTGTTTCCAAAGTTGTTCAGGCATTTGATCGGCTCTCTCAGcgcaatgaaaaaatcacattaGCTCTTAAAGGCGAGTTTGAGGGAG AGGAAGCCCCAAACATCGATGATGTCGTTAAGAAAGCCAATGCTGAAATTCAAGCAGAAAACCGAAATTTACAAGCTATCAATATACAGCttcatgaaaaatatcataccATTTCCCTCAAG ATGTCCGAGCTGCAAGATACTATAACTGGAAAAGATACGTTAGCTGCAGAATTGAGAAATCAAGTAGACGATCTGCAATACGAATTGAATAAAGTGCGTTCTCGAAACGACAAGCTGGAACATCATCTCGGAGAGGCTATTGAAAAGTTAAAAGCCTTCCAGCAAATTCATGGTTCTGATGATAAGGGATCTAACAAACCAAGTACTATGGTTGCTTCTAGTGTTTCTCAGACCAAG GTCGAAGATCTTCAAAGAGAATTGGAAGAAACTCGTGAACTGGCGAATAACAGGCTGCAGGAATTGGACAAACTACACCAACAACATCGAGATTCACTGAAAGAAgttgagaaattaaaaatggac ATTCGTCAGCTACCTGAGTCTGTCATTGTTGAAACAACCGAATACAAATGTCTTCAGTCTCAGTTCTCGGTTTTGTACAATGAGTCTATGCAGTTAAAGACACAGCTGGATGATGCTCGACAGCAGCTTCAATCTAGCAAAAATGCTCATCTCCGACACATTGAAATGATGGAG AGCGAAGAGCTGATGGCTCAAAAGAAACTGCGCGGAGAGTGTATTCAGTTGGAAGATGTTCTGGCCCAGCTGCGCAAGGAATACGAAATGCTTCGCATAGAATTCGAACAAAACCTGGCAGCCAACGAGCAGACCGGACCTATAAATAGAGAAATGCGACACCTTATAACTTCTCTCCAGAATCATAATCAACAATTGAAAGGGGAAGTGCATCGCTACAAGCGGAAATACAAAGAAGCATCTGCAGAAATACCGAGA CTAAAAAAAGAAGTGGAGGAGGTGACAACTAGATTGGGTCAGCAAACTGCGTTAGAAAACAAGGAGGGCAGTAGCTCCGACTGCAGCGGAAAGGAAGAAGATACATCCGGCTCACTCCAAGGATCCACTCAGGTGCGCAGTGTT ATCAAGGAAGAGAGTGGGATGGCAATCAAGAGAGAGACTGGAGCTGACGAAGACGTTGAGACTGTAGATGTCGCAGAGGGAGATGCTAGCAAAGGGACCCCGGATTCTCTTACTCTAGCTTCGCCAACTCTGAAAAAGGAGAAGGACACTAAAAGAGAAAAGGATGTGAAGAAAGAGACTGTGAAGACTGAGCACCGGGAGCCTGCGCATCGTACCAAGGAAACTAAGATCATGGAGTCAGAATTAGTCAGAGATCTCAAGGCTCAACTCAA AAAAGCtgtaaatgaaatgaaagaaatgaagCTTTTGTTGGATATGTACAAAGGGGTTGGCAAAGAACAACGAGACAAGGTACAACTGATGGCTGCTGAGCGGAAAATTCGGGGAGAAGTTGAAGAACTCCGCCAACAGATAAAGAAGATACAG GAAAGCAAACGTGAGGAACGTAAAAAACTAGCAGATGAAGATGCacaaatcaaaataaaaaaattagaagagCAGGCCTACACTTTGCAAAGACAAGTAGCCTCGCAGAAACAG GAGGAGGAGGCCCTTCTCAACGAAATGGAGGTTACTGGCCAAGCGTTTGAGGACATGCAAGAGCAAAATTCAAGACTCATACAGCAACTGAGGGAGAAAGACGACgcgaatttcaaattgatgaCGGAACGAATAAAAAGCAATCAGCTCCACAAGCTGGCCAGGGAGGAAAAGGACGTTCTTAAGGAACAGGTCATCACTTTGACTACGCAAGTAGAGGCTGCTAACGTAGTTGTAAGGAAACTGGAGGAGAAAGAACGATTGCTACAAAATTCCTTGGCCACAGTAGAAAAAGAACTGGCTCTCAGGCAGCAGGCAATGGAAATGCATAAAAGAAAAGCCATTGAGAGTGCCCAGTCAGCAGCTGATTTGAAACTTCATCTTG aaaaatatcattcgcAAATGAAGGAAGCACAACAAGTTGTCGCAGAAAAAACAAGTTCCTTAGAAGCCGAGGcttataaaacaaaaagattGCAG gAGGAAATAGCACAATTGAGAAGAAAAGTGGAACGTATGAAAAAGATCGAATTGGCGGAAACGTTGGATGAGGTTATGGCTGAAGAATTGCGCGAATACAAAGAGACTTTGACTTGTCCATCGTGTAAAGTAAAGCGTAAGGATGCAGTCCTCACCAAATGCTTCCATGTTTTTTGTTGGGACTGTTTGCGTACTCGTTACGAAACACGTCAACGTAAATGTCCAAAGTGCAATTGTGCATTTGGTGCCAATGACTATCACAGACTTTATCTGtcaacataa